The proteins below are encoded in one region of Fibrella aestuarina BUZ 2:
- a CDS encoding acetylxylan esterase yields MKKTLFLLLVTVTNLLAQPVERLVKVVVTPDHADWHYKLGEAPRFNVVVYQNNVPLRGANVRYEIGPEKMDPTQKETLTLRDGTANLTGTPLKTAGFLRCTATAVVDGREYRGMATAAFDPLSIKPTVVNPTDFQAFWDKAKADLAAIPLDARMTLLPERCTGTVNVYHVNINNFVPPTQTSTQARLYGILCVPKAEGKYPALLKVPGAGIRPYAGDVAMAERGIITLEIGIHGIPVNMDPAVYANLAGGALANYPMFNLDDRDRYYYKRVYMGCVRAIDFIASLPQYDGQNLAVTGGSQGGALSIVTAGLDKRVKWLGAYYPALSDMTGYLSGRAGGWPHLFTGASLAINNTPPKVSTVGYYDVVNFARLVNVPGYYSWGYNDETCPPTSMYAAYNVINAPKLLSLFLDTGHWTYPEQTEKMNNWLVERLKGSK; encoded by the coding sequence ATGAAAAAAACGCTATTCCTTCTCCTTGTTACCGTTACCAATCTGCTGGCTCAACCCGTTGAGCGGCTGGTTAAAGTCGTGGTTACGCCCGATCATGCCGATTGGCACTATAAGCTGGGTGAAGCGCCCCGGTTCAACGTGGTCGTTTACCAGAACAACGTTCCGCTTCGGGGTGCCAACGTCCGCTATGAGATTGGACCCGAAAAAATGGACCCGACTCAGAAAGAGACGCTTACCCTGCGCGACGGCACTGCCAACCTGACGGGTACTCCTCTGAAAACGGCGGGCTTTCTGCGCTGCACCGCCACGGCGGTGGTGGACGGCAGGGAATATCGCGGCATGGCGACGGCCGCTTTCGACCCCCTGTCGATCAAACCAACCGTCGTCAACCCGACGGACTTTCAGGCGTTCTGGGACAAAGCCAAAGCCGACCTCGCCGCCATTCCCCTCGACGCCCGGATGACGCTCCTGCCCGAACGCTGCACCGGCACGGTCAATGTGTACCACGTCAACATCAACAACTTTGTACCGCCAACCCAAACCAGCACACAGGCCCGCCTCTACGGCATTCTGTGCGTGCCGAAGGCGGAAGGCAAATACCCGGCGCTGCTGAAAGTACCCGGCGCGGGCATCCGGCCCTATGCCGGGGATGTAGCGATGGCCGAACGGGGCATTATCACACTCGAAATTGGTATTCATGGCATTCCCGTCAACATGGACCCGGCTGTCTATGCCAATCTGGCCGGTGGTGCGCTAGCCAATTACCCGATGTTCAACCTTGATGACCGTGACCGCTATTACTACAAGCGGGTGTATATGGGCTGCGTGCGGGCCATCGACTTTATCGCCAGCCTGCCGCAGTACGACGGGCAAAACCTGGCCGTCACGGGCGGCAGTCAGGGTGGAGCGCTGTCGATTGTGACGGCGGGGCTCGACAAGCGGGTGAAATGGCTGGGGGCTTATTACCCGGCGCTCAGCGACATGACGGGCTACCTGAGTGGCCGCGCCGGTGGCTGGCCGCACTTGTTTACGGGTGCCAGTCTGGCCATCAACAACACGCCCCCAAAGGTCAGCACCGTTGGCTACTACGACGTGGTCAACTTCGCCCGGCTGGTAAACGTACCCGGCTACTATTCGTGGGGCTACAACGACGAAACCTGCCCGCCCACGTCGATGTACGCGGCGTATAACGTGATCAACGCGCCCAAATTGCTCAGCCTCTTCCTCGATACCGGGCACTGGACGTACCCGGAACAAACCGAAAAAATGAACAACTGGCTGGTCGAACGGCTAAAAGGGTCGAAGTGA
- a CDS encoding type 1 glutamine amidotransferase domain-containing protein translates to MSLKDPNRVNAKRPKRIAIVIANPALSTTTGWPVGFWWSELTNPYYEFTEKGYAIDLFSPNGGRCEPDAMSDPNDASGYSSTDLISQGFMHTEKLRALIDTTKPIADLNVADFDALVVAGGQAPMFTFEQATDLHQTFVDFYESGKVTAALCHGTAILRYAKLSNGEYLAKGKTVTGFANVEEDFADKAVWDYGLLARDKHVMPWRIEDELKNLGANFVQAGLWRGFAIRDGNLITGQQNFSGAETARAIIDALGE, encoded by the coding sequence ATGAGCCTGAAAGATCCCAACCGGGTCAATGCCAAACGACCCAAGCGCATCGCCATCGTGATAGCCAATCCGGCCCTTTCCACCACAACGGGCTGGCCCGTAGGCTTCTGGTGGAGCGAACTGACGAACCCGTACTACGAATTTACCGAGAAAGGCTACGCGATTGACCTCTTCAGCCCCAACGGTGGCCGCTGCGAGCCCGATGCCATGAGCGACCCCAACGATGCGAGCGGCTACTCCTCGACGGACCTCATCTCGCAGGGGTTTATGCATACCGAAAAACTGCGGGCGCTGATCGATACGACCAAACCCATCGCCGACCTGAACGTGGCCGATTTTGACGCGTTGGTGGTCGCCGGTGGGCAGGCACCGATGTTTACCTTCGAGCAGGCCACCGACCTGCACCAAACGTTTGTCGATTTTTATGAGTCGGGCAAGGTAACGGCGGCGCTGTGCCATGGGACGGCCATTCTGCGCTACGCCAAACTGAGCAACGGCGAGTACCTGGCCAAGGGCAAGACCGTGACGGGCTTTGCCAACGTCGAGGAAGATTTTGCCGACAAGGCCGTGTGGGACTATGGGCTCCTCGCACGCGACAAGCACGTGATGCCCTGGCGTATCGAAGACGAGCTGAAGAACCTCGGTGCCAACTTCGTGCAGGCCGGGCTGTGGCGGGGTTTCGCGATCCGCGATGGCAACCTGATTACGGGGCAGCAGAACTTCTCGGGCGCCGAAACGGCCCGTGCCATCATCGACGCCCTGGGTGAGTAA
- a CDS encoding winged helix-turn-helix transcriptional regulator — MPDFLHNGKLYYNPVEFAMSHIGGTWKMPILWRLNKQVMRYSELKKYLPHISHKMLTTQLRELEAHGFVTRTVFPVVPPHVEYRITDKGRRVIPVIETIRQFGRELMDELGIVERTGP, encoded by the coding sequence ATGCCTGACTTTCTACATAACGGCAAACTCTACTACAACCCCGTCGAGTTTGCGATGAGCCATATCGGCGGGACCTGGAAAATGCCGATTCTGTGGCGGCTCAACAAACAGGTGATGCGCTACAGTGAGCTGAAGAAATACCTGCCCCACATCAGCCATAAAATGCTGACCACGCAGTTGCGCGAACTGGAAGCACACGGATTTGTGACGCGTACGGTGTTCCCGGTAGTGCCACCGCACGTAGAATACCGCATTACCGACAAAGGCCGCCGGGTGATTCCGGTCATCGAGACGATCCGGCAGTTTGGGCGCGAACTGATGGACGAGTTGGGCATTGTCGAACGGACCGGACCGTAA
- a CDS encoding DUF481 domain-containing protein — protein sequence MRYRLVILGLSLSSLPAQAQLAESDTARLQVRISLAGNVQQGNVAATAVRSKFDLVVSPTRYWAFKSQNASLYQAFYGLRADNDLFSRNYLYYRPDRRVYPFGIAYVSTNYRRKIDLRYFAGAGLTLRLIRSPENGLRVSAGGVYETSRFMGTTFNEPRYNGASSIALWRATTWLGGWHTLLDGHLRIYYDAYYQPAFSDANNARWQYDVGVDFPVWRGLTVTLLYTATHEQLVVTAIRPDDRLLTMGLAYTLWTGHKP from the coding sequence ATGCGCTACCGACTCGTTATACTTGGTTTGAGCCTGAGCAGCCTGCCTGCGCAGGCTCAACTGGCAGAAAGCGACACCGCCCGGCTACAGGTACGTATCTCGTTGGCTGGCAACGTGCAGCAGGGCAACGTAGCCGCAACGGCGGTACGTAGCAAGTTCGATCTGGTTGTGTCGCCAACGCGGTACTGGGCGTTCAAGTCGCAGAACGCGAGCCTGTATCAGGCTTTTTACGGACTCCGGGCCGACAACGATCTGTTTAGTCGCAACTACCTGTATTACCGTCCCGACCGGAGGGTGTACCCGTTTGGTATTGCTTACGTCTCGACGAACTATCGCCGCAAAATCGACCTGCGCTATTTTGCGGGGGCGGGGCTAACCTTACGGCTGATCCGTTCGCCCGAAAATGGGCTGCGCGTATCGGCCGGGGGCGTCTACGAAACCTCCCGCTTCATGGGTACGACCTTCAACGAGCCACGGTACAACGGCGCGTCGTCGATTGCGCTGTGGCGGGCGACGACCTGGCTGGGTGGTTGGCATACCTTACTCGACGGCCACCTGCGAATCTACTACGACGCCTACTACCAGCCCGCCTTTTCGGACGCCAACAACGCCCGCTGGCAATACGATGTCGGCGTCGACTTCCCCGTCTGGCGCGGGCTGACGGTCACGCTACTGTACACGGCCACCCACGAGCAACTTGTCGTCACGGCGATTCGGCCCGACGACCGGCTGCTGACGATGGGGCTGGCCTACACCCTGTGGACGGGCCATAAACCCTGA
- a CDS encoding acyl-CoA dehydrogenase family protein, whose product MQPQQPISPRAATVRTGATDAFEAPDFYQIDDLLTPEQKLVRSAMRTFVKREITPTIDDCAQRGEFPETIVPKFGQIGAFGPTLPVEVGGGGLDQISYGLMMQEIERGDSALRSTVSVQSSLVMYPIWAFGSDEQKAHYLPRLAKGELLGCFGLTEANHGSNPGGMESAFIERSDYYLLNGSKLWITNAPIADIAIVWAKNEQGKIRGLIVERGMEGFSTNDIERKWSLRASRTGELIFQDVKVPKTNMLPDAIGLKAPLQCLDQARYGIAWGAVGAAMDCYETARRYTLERIQFDKPIASFQLVQKKLAEMLTDITKAQLVCWRLGTLKNNDAATTAQISMAKRDNVDMALRVARTCRQLLGGMGITGDYPIMRHMMNLESVITYEGTHDIHLLILGEAITGIGAFK is encoded by the coding sequence ATGCAACCTCAGCAACCTATCAGCCCGCGCGCTGCCACCGTACGCACCGGCGCCACCGATGCCTTCGAGGCCCCTGACTTTTACCAGATCGACGACCTGCTGACGCCCGAACAGAAACTGGTTCGCTCGGCCATGCGGACGTTTGTCAAACGTGAAATCACGCCAACCATCGACGACTGTGCCCAGCGGGGCGAATTTCCCGAAACCATCGTGCCCAAGTTCGGGCAGATCGGCGCGTTTGGTCCTACCCTACCCGTTGAGGTGGGCGGCGGTGGCCTCGATCAGATCAGCTACGGCCTGATGATGCAGGAGATCGAGCGCGGCGATTCGGCCCTGCGCTCGACCGTGTCGGTGCAAAGCTCGCTGGTGATGTACCCGATCTGGGCGTTTGGCTCCGATGAGCAGAAGGCTCACTACCTGCCCCGGCTGGCCAAAGGCGAACTGCTGGGCTGTTTCGGGCTTACCGAAGCGAACCACGGCTCCAACCCCGGCGGCATGGAGTCGGCGTTTATCGAACGCAGCGATTACTACCTGCTCAATGGCTCAAAACTCTGGATCACCAACGCCCCGATTGCCGACATCGCCATCGTGTGGGCGAAGAACGAACAGGGCAAAATCCGGGGCCTGATTGTCGAACGCGGTATGGAAGGGTTCTCGACCAACGACATCGAGCGCAAGTGGTCGTTGCGGGCAAGCCGCACGGGCGAGTTGATTTTCCAAGACGTGAAAGTGCCCAAGACGAATATGCTGCCCGATGCCATTGGCCTGAAGGCACCGCTGCAATGCCTCGATCAGGCGCGCTACGGCATCGCCTGGGGTGCTGTGGGGGCAGCGATGGACTGCTACGAAACGGCCCGCCGCTACACCCTCGAACGCATTCAGTTCGATAAGCCTATTGCGTCGTTTCAGTTGGTGCAGAAAAAACTAGCCGAAATGCTCACCGACATCACCAAAGCGCAACTGGTCTGCTGGCGGCTGGGTACGTTGAAAAACAACGACGCCGCCACGACAGCGCAGATTTCGATGGCCAAACGCGATAACGTCGACATGGCGCTGCGCGTGGCCCGCACCTGTCGGCAATTGCTTGGTGGCATGGGCATCACGGGCGATTACCCCATTATGCGCCACATGATGAACCTCGAATCGGTGATCACCTACGAAGGCACCCACGACATCCACCTGCTGATTCTGGGCGAAGCCATTACGGGTATTGGGGCGTTTAAGTAG
- a CDS encoding NADPH-dependent F420 reductase, whose amino-acid sequence MTIAIIGSGNVGGALAQRFAEVGHTVLVGARFPLSEKSIGLATKLGEDRFTSPERAAAQSDVIVLATPAQKAIEVVQALGDTTGKVIIDTMNSLRGMGPDGFSTTTDAVLAHTATRDVVKCFNTTGFENILNPTYGEQAADMFVAGHSSHGKAVATQLATEIGFGACYDLGGNDKFALIEQLAFTWINLALLQGYGRGMAFNILTR is encoded by the coding sequence ATGACAATTGCCATCATTGGCTCCGGCAACGTAGGCGGAGCCCTCGCTCAACGCTTCGCGGAAGTAGGGCATACCGTTCTGGTCGGTGCCCGGTTTCCGTTATCCGAAAAATCAATCGGGCTCGCGACTAAATTGGGGGAAGACCGCTTTACCTCGCCGGAACGGGCCGCCGCCCAATCTGACGTAATTGTGCTGGCCACCCCCGCTCAGAAAGCCATCGAGGTAGTACAGGCACTGGGTGATACCACCGGAAAAGTCATCATCGACACCATGAACAGCCTGCGGGGCATGGGCCCGGATGGCTTCAGCACCACCACCGACGCCGTTCTGGCCCATACCGCCACGCGCGATGTGGTTAAATGCTTTAACACGACGGGGTTCGAGAACATCCTCAACCCGACGTATGGTGAACAGGCTGCCGACATGTTTGTGGCGGGCCACAGCAGTCACGGCAAGGCTGTGGCGACTCAACTGGCCACCGAGATCGGCTTTGGTGCGTGTTACGACCTCGGTGGCAATGACAAGTTTGCGCTGATCGAGCAATTGGCGTTTACCTGGATCAACTTGGCGCTGTTGCAGGGCTACGGCCGGGGCATGGCGTTCAACATACTGACCCGCTAA